The nucleotide window TCGACCGGCAACCTTTGCGGTGTTCTGCCGGCCAGGAACGCCGCTCGCTGCGTTCTCCGCCTCAACGCACCTGCAGGTGCGCCTTCGTTGTGCGGGTCTTGCGATCGATATCGGATCGACCCGACAACTCGACTCGAACGAAAAGGACGGGTCGATCCGTGTCGACGCGACGCCCCTGCCTCGGTATCGACACCCCGAACGTTACTGGCCAAGGTACTAGTCGCTGAGCCAGGCCCACAGGCGTTCGACCTCACGTTCGAGGTCTTCGAGATCACCACTGTTGTCGACGAGGAAATCGGCAGCCTCCCTCCACTGTCGACGCGATGGCTGTGCGTCCATTCTCCGGCGCGCATCCTCTGCGTCCATGCCCCGTACTTGGAGTCGATGCAGCCTGCGTTCCGTCGGTGCATCGACCACCACCCGTATCCAGCCATCGCCCAGGAAATCGGAGATCAACGGCACTTCAACGACGACGACACGACTACCGCATTCCTCGACGCTCCGGCGAATCCGGGCACGAATGGCGGGGTGAGTCAACGACTCGAGCTGCAGCAGTTTGATCGGATCGGCGAACACTTCGCCGGCGAGCAGACTTCGATCGATCGTACCGTCGACGAGTGTGTCCGGGAAGGCCGCAGCCACATGATCGAACACTTCACCTCCAGGTTCGAGCACCTCGTGTCCAACCTGATCTGCGTCGATGATGCAGCAACCACGTGCTTGAAGCAGCCTTCCGACCTCGCTCTTGCCGGATCCGATCCCTCCAGCCAGTAACACTTGCTTCCGATCCATCGAAGTCGACTGTAGCCTGAAGGCGTGCTCAGTCCGGATCGACGTGAACTCAGGCTTCGACGGGTATTCACCCTTCTCTCATGGCTGACCCTTGCGCTCGGTGTATTCCTCTCATTCTTCGACCAGGGAGCAACCACACCGGTGCTCGTGGCCGCAGTGCTCGGGGGTGCGTACGTCGTCGGCCTACAGACGATCCCGATATCGTTTCTGTCACGGCAGTGGCTACAAGACCTCGTGACGACCGTCGGCATCCTGTTGACCATGACTGCTTCGGCTCTCACCGGAGGTGGCACGAGCCCGTATCTCCTCCTCTCATTGATTCCCGTCCTCGTCGCCGCGACCCTTGGCGGACTGAGGCCGGGACTTGCAGCCTCCACACTCGGCATCGCCGCACTGACGATCGTCACCTTCGCTACCGACTCCTTCGACATCTCGACTGTCCTCGAATGGGTCGCCCTCATCCTCCTCGTCGCAATTACTTCCGCTCAGGCGAGACGCGTCCTCATGGAATCGAGAACACGGGAACTGCAGCTCACCAAAGCCTCGGCCGAAGCGACAGCTCGCGTCGAGAGGCTGACCCGTGCGAACTCCCTCCTCGCACGTTTCGTAGAGGAAGCCGATAGCAGGGAGCTCAACCCCGTCACGGTTGGAAACTCTGCCCTCGAGGAACTCGCGGACTCCATTTCCATGGAGGGAGGGCTCATTGCCCTCGCCGGGAACGACGGACCTGTCGTCGTAGCCCGTGCAGGCAACGAACCACCCGGGTCGACTCGCACAGTAATCCCTCTCTCGGTCGGTGAACATAGCGTCGGGTTCGCAGCGATCACATCGCAAGACGAACTGACAGAAGACGAGCGGACAGTCGTCCACGATCTCCTGCAACCCGTCGCACTCGCCTTCGGGAACGTCCTGCTCCTCCAAGACATCGCTCAGCGGGCGGTTCGCGAGGAACGCCAGCGCCTGGCCAGAGACTTGCATGACGAGATCGGACCGTCCCTCGCTTCGCTCGGACTCGCCGTGGATCTCGCCCTCCTTCGACACCCGGCAGATCCCGACCTTGCCCAGCACTTGCAGGCACTGCGTTCGTCGGTGACCGGCCTTGTCGAGGATGTCCGGTCAACGGTGGCGGACCTCCGCATGAGCCCCCAGCCAAGCATCGGTGAGGTCGTCCGGCGTATCGCCGGAGATCTACCCGAGAACTCTCCGGCGATCGACATACGGCTCGAAGAACGCAGGCCGCCACGACCATCACTCGCACCGGACATCGCCGCCATCGTCGTCGAAGCGCTTCGAAACGCCATCGCTCATTCAGGCGCCACTGCGATCATCGTCCATGGCATCTCCGATTTCGACGAAGGCCGCATTACCGTGTTCGACGATGGAACCGGATTCGATCGCGACGAGGTGCCGAATGAGAGATTCGGTCTCGTCGGAATGGAAGAACGAGCAGAGCGGATAGGAGCCTCCCTGAGCATCTTGACCAACAATCGGGGCACGACTGTCACGATCGCGTGGGGCCCTGAATGATCAACGTCGCCATTGCAGATGACCATCGACTCTTTGCAGATGGACTCGCCGAAGCTCTTGGAGGCCTCCCTGACATCAACGCGGTCGGAGTCGCATACGACGGCGCCCAGCTGATGGCCGTGCTCGACCAACAACCCGCCGATGTCGCCATCGTCGACCTGGAAATGCCGATCCTCGATGGAATCCAGGTTCTGGCCGCCCTCGGTTCGCGAGTACCCGCGATCGTCGTCACCATGCACGCCGACGCCCAACATCGCGCACGCGCCGTTGCGGCGGGAGCGGCAGCTTTCCTGTCGAAGTCCACACCCTTGCCGCAACTCGCCGCGGCGATCAGAGCCGTGGCGGCAGGTCACCGCTTCGCCCATGTCACCACTCTGCGTGACATTTTGGAGCCATTCGACAAACCAGTGCTCGATCCGGGAGCCATGCTGCTGACCAGCCGCGAGCGTGAGGTTCTTGCCCTTCTCGGCCGAGGCGTCACAGCAACCGAAGAGCTTGCAGATCGCCTGTTTATCTCGAAGAAAACAGTGAAGAACCACCTCGCTTCGATCTTCGAAAAGCTCGATGTCAGCGATCGTGCCCAGGCCGCGGTCGAAGCCATCCGCCTCGGTATCGCTCCTCGACGCTAACTCGAATAGGTCCACCGACCCATGGAGCTTTCACCACCCTGTGTGCTATCGTTCCTCTGCCAGCAGCCTCTAGGAGGGAATACCTATGTTGACACTGTGGATCGCATCCCAACACCACTGGACCACATTCAAGAACGATCGGGGAGCGAGCATGGTCGAATACGCGCTCCTGGTAGTGCTGATCGCTATCGTCGCCCTGGTCGCCGTCAAGTTTGCAGGGTCGCAGGTCTCCAAGACCTTCAGCGACATCGGAAGCGGACTCGGAAACGCCTAGACAGACTCCCAGGCTTACGGGCGGGTCCCTTGCGACCCGCCCTTTTGCATCTCGGACCCACACGGGTCGGGCGCTTTTGGGCCTCCCGACCCATGGAGCGGCATCACTCTCCGTGATACCGTCGCAGTACGTCAATTCGACGATGGAGCGAACCATGCGCTGGAACCCCCAAGAAGACCTAGGTGCCGGGCTCGTAGAGTGGGGACTCCTCGTCCTCCTCGTCGCCATAGTCGCACTGATCGCCGTGAAATACACGGGGGCACAGAACTCACAGATGTGGAGCGATATCGCCAGTTCGCTCTCCTAGACCCGCTCCTCGTCCCCCACCCGGTTTTGACCGACCAGCTTGCGCGCCCTTCAGGACCTCACCCAGAGTGCCCATGTGGAATCTTCATAACGGACGTTCCACCGGGCATCGTCAAGTGCACGGGCAATCCCTGAGTCGCGACGCACCAATGCCTGGTCAATTCCATGCCGTTCGAACACGTTCCTCCACACGGGATCTCCGTTGTTGGCATGCACGAACTCTCTCATGAATTCGGCTCCGTACAACTCGGCCCGGTCATCGATGAAGACTTCCCGCTCCGGCCAGTACGCATAGATCAGGAATCCGCCGGTTGTGTCGTCGCTCCACACTCGACCCTCGGTGAGATAGCGCGCCGCATGGATCGGGAATGCGGCCGAATCGATCCTCCACCGCACGCCGGCACATACTGCCAACGGTGCCATCAGAATGACGACCGCGATCAGAGCGTTCACGACAGCCTCCGGCCGACGAGGCAGAGGACGGGCAAGATCCGTTCGTGCCGATGGCATCCACACTATCCACGGTGCGAGAACGATTGCCGCAGGAAACAAGCTCCTCCCTGATGTCAGGCCGAAGAGAAGGAACGGCACAATGAGCCAGAGTCTCCTGGTCTCGACCGCTCCTTTCGCCGTGGCCACCAACAAGGCAGCGATCGCCAGGGCATAGGGAAGATACGGTACGGAAAGAATGTCCGGTACCGCCCATTCCGTAATGAGCCGAAGCGCGTCGCGATTTCGAACGAACGCCAAC belongs to Gammaproteobacteria bacterium and includes:
- a CDS encoding dephospho-CoA kinase, whose translation is MDRKQVLLAGGIGSGKSEVGRLLQARGCCIIDADQVGHEVLEPGGEVFDHVAAAFPDTLVDGTIDRSLLAGEVFADPIKLLQLESLTHPAIRARIRRSVEECGSRVVVVEVPLISDFLGDGWIRVVVDAPTERRLHRLQVRGMDAEDARRRMDAQPSRRQWREAADFLVDNSGDLEDLEREVERLWAWLSD
- a CDS encoding response regulator — protein: MINVAIADDHRLFADGLAEALGGLPDINAVGVAYDGAQLMAVLDQQPADVAIVDLEMPILDGIQVLAALGSRVPAIVVTMHADAQHRARAVAAGAAAFLSKSTPLPQLAAAIRAVAAGHRFAHVTTLRDILEPFDKPVLDPGAMLLTSREREVLALLGRGVTATEELADRLFISKKTVKNHLASIFEKLDVSDRAQAAVEAIRLGIAPRR
- a CDS encoding Flp family type IVb pilin; this encodes MLTLWIASQHHWTTFKNDRGASMVEYALLVVLIAIVALVAVKFAGSQVSKTFSDIGSGLGNA